Proteins co-encoded in one Streptomyces sp. SLBN-31 genomic window:
- a CDS encoding LysR family transcriptional regulator, with translation MLLRQLEYLVALARARHFAKAAQACFVSQPTLSEGIRKLEDELGIPLVRRGRRFDGFTPEGERVVEWARRILADRDAMQDEIRALRAGLTGRLRIGTVPTAATAVALLTQPFCAANPLATVQVFADLQSVDIVGRLGTYELDAAVTYHSTVAAHGFKFVPLYRERYVLLIRRTAPDTDPAEISWQDASQYPLCLLHPGMQGRQVLEAAFEAVGVSVTPRVETDSIASLFAQVRAGQWASIVPHAWLHVFGVPAGMHAVPLVRPVRTERIGLVLPAREPVSVMGQALIDVAERAGIAAVLEQLPD, from the coding sequence GTGCTGCTGCGCCAACTCGAGTACCTCGTCGCCCTCGCCCGTGCCCGCCACTTCGCGAAGGCGGCGCAGGCCTGCTTCGTCTCCCAGCCGACCCTGTCCGAGGGCATCCGCAAACTGGAGGACGAGCTGGGCATCCCGCTGGTCCGGCGGGGGCGCAGGTTCGACGGGTTCACGCCGGAGGGCGAGCGGGTCGTGGAGTGGGCGCGGCGCATCCTCGCCGACCGGGACGCGATGCAGGACGAGATCCGGGCGCTGCGCGCGGGGCTGACCGGCCGGCTGCGCATCGGTACCGTGCCGACGGCGGCCACGGCGGTGGCCCTGCTGACCCAGCCGTTCTGCGCCGCCAACCCGCTGGCGACCGTGCAGGTCTTCGCCGACCTGCAGTCCGTGGACATCGTGGGCAGGCTCGGCACGTACGAGCTCGATGCCGCCGTGACCTACCACAGCACCGTCGCCGCACACGGCTTCAAGTTCGTCCCGCTGTACCGGGAGCGCTACGTCCTCCTGATCCGGCGCACCGCCCCGGACACGGACCCGGCGGAGATCTCCTGGCAGGACGCGTCGCAGTACCCCCTGTGTCTGCTCCACCCCGGCATGCAGGGACGCCAGGTGCTGGAGGCGGCGTTCGAGGCCGTCGGCGTCTCCGTGACCCCACGGGTGGAGACCGACTCGATCGCCTCCCTCTTCGCCCAGGTCAGGGCGGGCCAGTGGGCGAGCATCGTGCCGCACGCCTGGCTGCACGTCTTCGGCGTCCCCGCGGGCATGCACGCCGTGCCGCTGGTCCGCCCGGTCCGCACGGAACGCATCGGCCTGGTCCTGCCCGCACGGGAGCCGGTCTCCGTGATGGGCCAGGCCCTGATCGACGTAGCGGAGCGAGCGGGAATCGCCGCCGTGCTGGAACAACTGCCCGACTAG
- a CDS encoding LacI family DNA-binding transcriptional regulator, protein MDAIPVRPARIQDVAAAAGVSVSTVSNVLNRPERVNARTAERVRDAVAALDYVPHPGAAGLRTGHSSSIGLVLPDVTNSFYARIARGAADAAYDHGYSLVLCHSGDAPEREQGYFTMLAEQRAVGVVVVPLSADPTRLTRLRERGIPLVLADRAMPSQDGCSVSVDDIAGGRIAVRHLLECGARDVLVVNGERSIRQCADRYQGARQAVRSRREARLGQVVAEEMTVGYGLEIARGLDDLPDAVFCTNDFLAAGLCRGLAERGVKVPEDVQVVGYGDLDIASFVGTTLTTVRQPVEELGRAAVEMLLDEVEAGPEHAHEARVFAPELVLRDSTLSLSAG, encoded by the coding sequence GTGGACGCCATTCCGGTTCGCCCCGCCCGTATCCAGGACGTCGCGGCCGCCGCCGGGGTCTCGGTGTCGACGGTGTCGAACGTCCTCAACCGGCCCGAGCGCGTCAACGCCCGCACCGCGGAGCGGGTCCGCGACGCGGTGGCGGCGCTCGACTACGTCCCCCACCCGGGCGCGGCCGGCCTGCGCACGGGCCACTCGTCCTCGATTGGCCTGGTCCTGCCGGACGTCACCAACTCCTTCTACGCGCGCATCGCGAGGGGCGCCGCCGACGCCGCCTACGACCACGGCTATTCCCTGGTGCTCTGCCACAGCGGGGACGCGCCGGAGCGGGAGCAGGGCTACTTCACCATGCTCGCCGAGCAGCGGGCCGTCGGCGTCGTGGTGGTGCCGCTCAGCGCCGATCCCACCCGGCTGACGCGGCTGCGCGAGCGGGGCATCCCGCTGGTGCTGGCGGACCGGGCGATGCCCTCCCAGGACGGCTGTTCCGTCTCCGTCGACGACATCGCGGGCGGCCGTATCGCCGTCCGGCACCTCCTGGAGTGCGGAGCGCGCGACGTCCTCGTGGTCAACGGGGAGCGGTCGATACGGCAGTGCGCCGACCGGTATCAGGGCGCCCGGCAGGCCGTGCGCAGCCGGCGCGAGGCACGGCTGGGGCAGGTGGTGGCCGAGGAGATGACCGTCGGCTACGGCCTGGAGATCGCCCGTGGCCTCGACGACCTGCCCGACGCGGTGTTCTGCACCAACGACTTCCTCGCCGCCGGGCTGTGCCGCGGGCTGGCCGAGCGGGGGGTCAAGGTTCCCGAGGACGTGCAGGTGGTCGGCTACGGCGACCTCGACATCGCGAGTTTCGTGGGGACGACCCTGACGACGGTGCGCCAGCCGGTCGAGGAACTCGGCAGGGCGGCCGTGGAGATGCTGCTGGACGAGGTGGAGGCGGGGCCCGAACACGCCCATGAGGCAAGGGTGTTCGCGCCGGAGCTGGTTCTGCGGGACTCCACCCTGTCACTGTCCGCCGGCTGA
- a CDS encoding glycosyl hydrolase has protein sequence MISSALQQLFDDPPRDFGPTPLWWWSGAKVTRERLAWQMRRFAEGGVHNLVVINLAPAGPGFGAPADDPPWFSEKWWARFTDACALARDSGMRLWFYDQIGFSGANVQGGVTRLHPEAAGLALRRRRTTLTNGTVPLGGSEIVVGAYAADGRRLTGNGNGTGTGTGRIAAPDGTRVDLVTAVPTAFDYLAPDAVARLMDTVHHEFDRRVPEYLGNVVAGSFQDELPGTNSWSTRFPKEFLARRGYDLLDHLPALFDSEPPGDPRTAKIRADYYAVRAELTEEALFKPLAAWHGERGMLLGCDQSHPARSGYPAQSTQIYTDYFRTHRWFSAAGSDHHGDSKVHSSMAHLYGHERVWIEAFHSSGWGGTLEDTYDWLLPFLRSGANLYNPHASYFGTAGGWFEWAPPSTDWRQPYWRQYPAFSRAVARICSIMSWGTYSADVAVLHPTATMQALVPLNAPVRHFGDGRLGEDHADVDETQRHYLELCGTNNWLRPRTGALDRHGISFDVIDDSSVQRARADEGALRLRELAYRAVLLPSATVLEEGTARRLTELLDAGGRVVAVGRLPEAAAGTAGDDSAVAALTAHPRLLRAPDAEAGAAAVADAAGHATADVPLLVRRQGEQAVALVTAAFPDARAHPPKGEHTIDPARYARTRTVTVRAPVAEAEFWNPATGTRHPAHVTVTPAASHIDVPLDGAPAALVVWREGDPVARGTARRREPSRTVDLSSGWQGRLVPTLDNTWGDLALPADTAVDEPQIWTMDWTEDDTGWGRTRATYGNRVRHLPPVPADRAPDPLDRAGVARVLTGELPLVPPAERWAVSLFSSSRGIPDPDGLLGNKGLVTEEFVRVPVPGAGTVARVRTIVETDHRGPADLNVGAAAAKRVWFNGDLLETGDGYLTSARVDVERQRNVLEYELSGAEDRPSQISAKAHAPLGSYFCLSHPDRFGPRPEFMCLPEGVRPDGSVTYRGRLSVDGDETRAVLVVGAAAGVTVLLDGVVVARQEKAEYYESDWGAVPMFFRHELTPAAGEHVLDVVADGTRTRDAVFVDLVAGATSLVSGAGWEARTGSWHGRTVEHGGRFGELQHCQSAVRPHPLPDAEWLNGTPVLGSAVLPLRCTDDVREAAQRFRFTVPPGTVALDLPLALPARVKIDGEPERTLTAVELTLERPLAEAADVEVVTAPTAVLRGGGAWHGPVRVRTEPAPLPLGDWRSLGLGGWSGGVTYAREVEVAAGADPVLDLGRVRGSVEVAVDGEPVGEAFCPPYRFELRGAAGRTVRIEVTVRNTLAPYLAEATPTAWAFPSQLASGLLGPVTLTLPGSAGGQ, from the coding sequence GTGATCTCGTCCGCCCTGCAGCAGCTGTTCGACGACCCGCCCCGCGACTTCGGCCCCACACCGCTGTGGTGGTGGTCGGGCGCGAAGGTTACGCGGGAACGCCTCGCCTGGCAGATGCGCCGGTTCGCCGAGGGCGGCGTCCACAACCTCGTGGTCATCAACCTGGCCCCCGCCGGGCCCGGTTTCGGCGCTCCCGCCGACGACCCGCCGTGGTTCAGTGAGAAGTGGTGGGCCCGCTTCACCGACGCCTGCGCTCTGGCCCGCGATTCGGGCATGCGCCTGTGGTTCTACGACCAGATCGGCTTCTCCGGCGCCAACGTCCAGGGCGGCGTGACCCGCCTGCACCCCGAGGCGGCCGGCCTCGCGCTGCGCCGCCGCCGGACGACCCTCACCAACGGCACCGTGCCGCTGGGCGGTTCGGAGATTGTGGTGGGCGCCTACGCCGCCGACGGCCGGCGCCTGACCGGCAACGGCAACGGGACCGGCACCGGCACCGGGCGGATCGCGGCCCCCGACGGAACCCGGGTCGACCTCGTCACCGCCGTCCCCACGGCCTTCGACTACCTCGCCCCGGACGCCGTGGCCCGGCTGATGGACACCGTCCACCACGAGTTCGACCGCCGGGTCCCCGAATACCTGGGCAATGTCGTCGCGGGAAGCTTCCAGGACGAACTGCCCGGCACCAACTCCTGGAGCACCCGCTTCCCCAAGGAGTTCCTCGCCCGCCGCGGCTACGACCTCCTCGACCACCTCCCCGCGCTCTTCGACAGCGAACCGCCCGGCGACCCGCGGACCGCGAAGATCCGCGCCGACTACTACGCGGTCCGCGCCGAACTCACCGAGGAAGCCCTGTTCAAGCCGCTCGCCGCCTGGCACGGGGAACGCGGCATGCTCCTGGGCTGCGACCAGAGCCACCCCGCCCGCTCCGGCTACCCCGCCCAGTCCACCCAGATCTACACCGACTACTTCCGCACCCACCGCTGGTTCAGCGCCGCCGGCAGCGACCACCACGGCGACTCCAAGGTGCACTCCTCCATGGCCCACCTCTACGGCCACGAACGAGTGTGGATCGAGGCGTTCCACTCCTCCGGCTGGGGCGGCACCCTGGAGGACACCTACGACTGGCTGCTGCCGTTCCTGCGCAGCGGCGCCAACCTGTACAACCCGCACGCCAGTTACTTCGGCACCGCGGGCGGCTGGTTCGAGTGGGCGCCGCCCTCCACCGACTGGCGGCAGCCGTACTGGCGGCAGTACCCGGCCTTCTCCCGAGCCGTCGCCCGGATCTGCTCGATCATGTCCTGGGGCACCTACAGTGCCGACGTCGCCGTCCTGCACCCCACCGCCACCATGCAGGCCCTCGTCCCCCTGAACGCACCCGTCAGGCACTTCGGCGACGGCCGCCTCGGCGAGGACCACGCCGACGTCGACGAGACCCAGCGACACTACCTGGAGCTGTGCGGCACGAACAACTGGCTCCGGCCCCGAACGGGCGCCCTCGACCGGCACGGCATCTCCTTCGACGTCATCGACGACTCCTCGGTGCAGCGCGCCAGGGCCGACGAAGGTGCCCTGCGCTTGCGGGAGTTGGCGTACAGGGCGGTGCTGCTGCCCTCGGCGACTGTCCTGGAGGAGGGCACGGCACGACGGCTGACCGAACTGCTCGACGCCGGCGGCCGGGTGGTGGCCGTCGGCCGCCTCCCCGAGGCCGCGGCCGGAACGGCCGGCGACGACTCCGCCGTAGCGGCCCTGACCGCGCATCCGCGGCTGCTGCGCGCGCCGGACGCCGAGGCCGGAGCGGCGGCCGTCGCGGACGCCGCCGGTCACGCGACGGCCGACGTGCCCCTGCTCGTCCGGCGGCAGGGCGAGCAGGCCGTCGCCCTGGTGACGGCGGCCTTCCCCGATGCCCGGGCCCACCCGCCCAAGGGCGAGCACACCATCGACCCCGCGCGCTACGCCCGCACCAGGACGGTCACCGTACGCGCCCCGGTCGCCGAGGCCGAGTTCTGGAACCCCGCGACCGGCACCCGCCACCCCGCCCACGTCACCGTCACCCCGGCCGCGTCGCACATCGACGTACCGCTGGACGGCGCCCCGGCCGCCCTCGTCGTGTGGCGCGAAGGCGACCCGGTCGCCCGCGGCACGGCACGCCGGCGCGAGCCGTCCCGGACGGTCGACCTCTCGTCCGGCTGGCAGGGCCGCCTCGTCCCCACCCTGGACAACACCTGGGGCGACCTCGCCCTGCCCGCGGACACCGCCGTCGACGAGCCGCAGATCTGGACCATGGACTGGACGGAGGACGACACCGGCTGGGGGCGGACACGGGCGACCTACGGCAACCGGGTGCGCCACCTGCCTCCGGTACCGGCCGACCGGGCCCCCGACCCACTGGACCGTGCCGGCGTCGCACGCGTTCTGACCGGCGAACTGCCGCTCGTGCCGCCCGCCGAGAGGTGGGCGGTGTCGCTGTTCTCGTCGAGCCGCGGCATCCCCGACCCCGACGGTCTGCTCGGCAACAAGGGCCTGGTGACCGAGGAGTTCGTACGGGTTCCGGTGCCCGGCGCCGGAACCGTCGCCCGCGTCCGGACCATCGTCGAGACCGACCACCGCGGGCCCGCCGACCTGAACGTCGGCGCGGCGGCGGCCAAACGCGTCTGGTTCAACGGCGATCTGCTGGAGACCGGCGACGGCTACCTGACCAGCGCCCGCGTGGACGTGGAGCGGCAACGCAACGTCCTCGAGTACGAACTGTCAGGCGCCGAGGACCGCCCGTCCCAGATCTCCGCCAAGGCCCATGCCCCCCTGGGCAGTTACTTCTGCCTATCCCACCCGGACCGGTTCGGACCCCGCCCTGAGTTCATGTGCCTGCCCGAGGGCGTACGGCCGGACGGTTCCGTGACCTACCGGGGGCGGCTGTCCGTCGACGGCGACGAGACTCGGGCGGTGCTGGTGGTCGGGGCCGCGGCGGGCGTCACCGTGCTCCTCGACGGGGTCGTCGTGGCCCGGCAGGAGAAGGCCGAGTACTACGAGTCCGACTGGGGCGCGGTGCCGATGTTCTTCCGGCACGAACTGACCCCTGCGGCGGGCGAACACGTGCTGGACGTCGTGGCGGACGGCACCCGCACCCGGGACGCGGTGTTCGTCGACCTGGTGGCCGGCGCGACCTCGCTGGTGAGCGGCGCCGGGTGGGAGGCACGGACGGGGTCGTGGCACGGCCGTACCGTGGAACACGGGGGCCGTTTCGGGGAGTTGCAGCACTGCCAATCGGCGGTACGGCCGCACCCGCTGCCCGACGCCGAGTGGCTCAACGGCACTCCCGTCCTCGGGTCCGCCGTACTGCCCCTGCGCTGCACCGACGACGTCCGCGAGGCGGCACAGCGTTTCCGCTTCACCGTGCCGCCCGGCACCGTCGCGCTCGACCTGCCGCTGGCGCTGCCCGCCCGCGTGAAGATCGACGGAGAGCCCGAACGGACGCTCACAGCAGTCGAGTTGACGCTGGAGCGGCCCTTGGCCGAGGCCGCCGACGTCGAGGTCGTCACCGCGCCCACGGCCGTGCTGCGCGGCGGTGGCGCATGGCACGGGCCGGTACGCGTGCGTACCGAGCCCGCACCGCTGCCCCTGGGGGACTGGCGGTCGCTGGGCCTCGGCGGGTGGAGCGGCGGCGTGACCTACGCCCGGGAAGTGGAGGTAGCCGCGGGGGCGGACCCGGTGCTGGATCTGGGACGGGTGCGCGGCAGCGTCGAGGTCGCGGTCGACGGCGAACCCGTCGGGGAGGCGTTCTGCCCGCCGTACCGCTTCGAGCTGCGCGGCGCCGCGGGCCGCACGGTCCGGATCGAGGTGACGGTGCGCAACACCCTGGCGCCGTATCTCGCCGAAGCCACTCCGACGGCCTGGGCGTTCCCCTCACAGCTGGCGTCGGGCCTGCTGGGGCCGGTGACGCTGACGCTCCCCGGATCAGCCGGCGGACAGTGA
- a CDS encoding MFS transporter — MASATNSPTHAEQPPIPKHLWKVAALSGMASYLDAALIVSIAVNLAIYRDSYHMGVWMAGAISAIVTGCIAVGSLVGGRLADMFGRRRVYNWDIFCFALGAVVITLAPNDIVLFVGVLVAGLAAGADLPTSLAVVSDAAPADGRARLVSFTQVMWVAGIVVVIFLGYLLSDTGMTGARCITGHLAVAALVTWQLRSRLELADEPSDAEVAQEAAVLEAPRGTALKNVWNRAALLPMAATFAYYVTWGIGANTFGQFGTYLLVTVSGASQSLATGINLAFLPIALVLTFVFVRLADTPWRDRLFYVFTLVQILAFCIASLTAGALAGMLVFFVLYQISNPFAGEASYKVWSQLTLPPDTRGTTQGLTYALSRGVFAGVAFVTPALMEYSASLLLWSITLCMAASAVAGVYIVRVLIRRTPQAVQAPADLGVAGA, encoded by the coding sequence ATGGCCTCAGCCACGAACTCCCCCACGCATGCCGAACAACCGCCCATCCCCAAGCATCTGTGGAAGGTCGCCGCCCTGTCGGGCATGGCGTCCTACCTCGATGCCGCGCTGATCGTCAGCATCGCCGTCAACCTGGCCATCTACCGCGACAGTTACCACATGGGTGTGTGGATGGCGGGCGCGATCAGCGCGATCGTCACCGGCTGCATCGCAGTCGGCTCCCTGGTCGGCGGCCGGCTCGCCGACATGTTCGGCCGCCGCCGCGTCTACAACTGGGACATCTTCTGCTTCGCCCTGGGCGCGGTCGTCATCACCCTCGCTCCCAACGACATCGTCCTCTTCGTCGGCGTGCTCGTCGCGGGCCTGGCAGCCGGCGCGGATCTGCCGACCTCCCTCGCCGTCGTCTCGGACGCCGCACCCGCCGACGGCCGGGCCCGGCTGGTGTCCTTCACCCAGGTCATGTGGGTGGCCGGCATCGTCGTCGTCATCTTCCTCGGCTATCTGCTGTCCGACACCGGCATGACCGGGGCCCGCTGCATCACCGGCCACCTGGCCGTCGCCGCCCTGGTCACCTGGCAGTTGCGCTCCCGGCTGGAGCTGGCCGACGAACCCTCCGACGCCGAAGTGGCCCAGGAGGCGGCCGTGTTGGAGGCGCCGCGCGGCACCGCGCTGAAGAACGTGTGGAACCGCGCCGCCCTGCTGCCGATGGCCGCGACCTTCGCCTACTACGTCACCTGGGGCATCGGTGCCAACACCTTCGGCCAGTTCGGCACGTATCTGCTGGTGACGGTGAGCGGCGCCTCGCAGAGCCTGGCCACCGGGATCAACCTGGCCTTCCTGCCGATCGCGCTGGTGCTGACCTTCGTCTTCGTGCGTCTCGCCGACACCCCCTGGCGCGACCGGCTGTTCTACGTGTTCACGCTCGTGCAGATCCTCGCTTTCTGCATCGCCTCGCTGACGGCCGGCGCCCTGGCCGGCATGCTCGTCTTCTTCGTGCTCTACCAGATCTCCAACCCCTTCGCGGGCGAGGCGAGTTACAAGGTGTGGTCGCAGCTCACCCTGCCGCCGGACACCCGGGGCACCACCCAGGGCCTGACCTACGCCCTGTCGCGGGGGGTCTTCGCGGGCGTCGCGTTCGTCACGCCGGCCCTCATGGAGTACAGCGCGTCCCTGCTGCTGTGGTCGATCACCCTGTGCATGGCCGCGTCCGCGGTCGCGGGCGTGTACATCGTCCGCGTCCTCATCCGCCGTACCCCTCAGGCGGTGCAAGCACCGGCGGATCTGGGCGTGGCCGGGGCCTGA
- a CDS encoding FdhF/YdeP family oxidoreductase — translation MRDFDEPDGDELTVTAPKTWATGAPAVAHALKYALGQTSPRRTALTLLGINQAKGFDCPGCAWPEPAPGQRHRNEYCENGAKHISDEATTRRVTAEFFREHSVDELGRRSDHWLNQQGRLTEPMVLREGDTHYQPIGWDEALDLLAGELRALDHPDEALFYTSGRLANEPAFLLQLFARAFGTNNLPDCSNMCHESSGSALGETLGIGKGSVSLDDLYDADLVFVVGQNPGTNHPRMLSALEETKRRGGRVVAVNPLPEAGLLRFKHPQKARGVLGRGTQIADQFLQIRPGGDLALFQALNLLLLEAEDKEPGTVLDREFIEAHTTGFDAFAEHIRQTSWAAVLDATGLTRDEIEQVHERVLASRGVIVCWAMGLTQHKHGVPTIREVVNFLLLRGNIGRPGAGVCPVRGHSNVQGDRTMGIWERMPQPFLDRLGREFAFTPPTAHGLDSVDSIRAMRDGRAKVFVGVAGNFVRATPDSDVTERALRNCRLTAHISTKLNRSHAVCGRTALILPTLGRSDRDVQAGGEQFMTVEDSMSEVHATRGRLAPASPNLLSEVSIITRLARRVLGAEPAVPWADFEADYDLVRDRIARVVDGFEAFNERVRRPGGFRLPNPVNSRVFRTPSGRAVFTANDFTALRAPEGHLVLQTLRSHDQWNTVPYALDDRYRGIKGGRRVVLVNEADLTGLGLADGDLVDLVGLWTDGSERRADAFRVVAYPTPPGSAAAYYPETNVLVPLASVADISNTPTSKSVIVRLERAGTAG, via the coding sequence ATGCGGGACTTCGACGAACCGGACGGGGACGAACTGACCGTCACGGCTCCCAAGACCTGGGCCACCGGCGCGCCCGCGGTCGCCCACGCCCTGAAGTACGCCCTGGGCCAGACCTCGCCCCGGCGCACCGCCCTGACGCTGCTCGGCATCAACCAGGCGAAAGGCTTCGACTGTCCTGGCTGCGCCTGGCCCGAGCCCGCCCCCGGGCAGCGGCACCGCAACGAGTACTGCGAGAACGGCGCCAAGCACATCAGCGACGAGGCCACCACCCGGCGGGTGACCGCGGAGTTCTTCCGCGAGCACTCGGTCGACGAGCTCGGCCGCAGGTCCGACCACTGGCTCAACCAGCAGGGCAGGCTGACCGAGCCGATGGTGCTGCGCGAGGGCGACACCCACTATCAACCCATCGGCTGGGACGAGGCGTTGGACCTCCTCGCCGGTGAACTGCGCGCCTTGGACCACCCCGACGAGGCGCTGTTCTACACCTCCGGACGGCTGGCCAACGAACCCGCCTTTCTGCTCCAGCTGTTCGCGCGTGCCTTCGGCACCAACAACCTGCCGGACTGCTCCAACATGTGCCATGAGTCCAGCGGCTCGGCCCTCGGCGAGACCCTGGGCATCGGCAAGGGCAGCGTGAGCCTCGACGACCTCTACGACGCCGACCTCGTCTTCGTCGTCGGCCAGAACCCCGGCACCAACCACCCGCGCATGCTGTCCGCGCTGGAGGAGACCAAGCGCCGCGGCGGCCGGGTCGTCGCCGTCAACCCGCTGCCCGAGGCCGGGCTGCTGCGCTTCAAGCACCCGCAGAAGGCACGCGGCGTCCTCGGCCGCGGCACGCAGATCGCCGACCAGTTTTTGCAGATCCGGCCCGGCGGCGACCTCGCCCTGTTCCAGGCGCTGAACCTGCTGCTGCTGGAGGCGGAGGACAAGGAACCGGGCACCGTCCTGGACCGGGAGTTCATCGAGGCGCACACCACGGGATTCGACGCCTTCGCCGAACACATCAGGCAGACGTCCTGGGCGGCGGTCCTCGATGCCACCGGGCTCACCCGCGACGAGATCGAGCAGGTCCACGAACGCGTCCTGGCCAGCCGCGGAGTCATCGTCTGCTGGGCGATGGGCCTGACCCAGCACAAGCACGGCGTGCCCACCATCCGGGAGGTCGTCAACTTCCTTCTGCTGCGCGGCAACATCGGCCGTCCGGGCGCGGGCGTGTGCCCGGTGCGCGGGCACAGCAACGTGCAGGGCGACCGCACGATGGGCATCTGGGAGCGGATGCCGCAGCCGTTCCTGGACCGCCTCGGACGCGAGTTCGCCTTCACGCCGCCGACGGCGCACGGCCTGGACTCCGTGGACTCCATCCGGGCCATGCGCGACGGACGCGCCAAGGTCTTCGTCGGCGTCGCCGGCAACTTCGTGCGGGCCACGCCCGACAGCGACGTCACCGAGCGCGCCCTGCGCAACTGCCGTCTGACGGCGCACATCTCGACCAAGCTCAACCGCTCCCACGCGGTGTGCGGGCGCACCGCGCTGATCCTGCCGACGCTCGGCCGCAGCGACCGCGACGTCCAGGCGGGCGGGGAGCAGTTCATGACGGTCGAGGACTCCATGAGCGAGGTCCACGCCACCCGCGGCCGGCTCGCCCCCGCCTCCCCGAACCTGCTCAGCGAGGTCTCCATCATCACCCGCCTCGCCCGCAGGGTCCTCGGCGCCGAACCGGCCGTCCCCTGGGCGGACTTCGAGGCGGACTACGACCTCGTCCGCGACCGCATCGCACGGGTCGTCGACGGCTTCGAGGCCTTCAACGAGCGGGTACGGCGCCCCGGCGGCTTCCGCCTGCCCAACCCCGTCAACTCCCGTGTCTTCCGCACCCCCAGCGGCAGGGCCGTCTTCACCGCCAACGACTTCACCGCGCTGCGGGCCCCCGAGGGCCACCTGGTCCTGCAGACGCTGCGCTCGCACGACCAGTGGAACACCGTCCCCTACGCCCTGGACGACCGCTACCGCGGCATCAAGGGCGGACGGCGCGTCGTCCTCGTCAACGAGGCCGACCTCACCGGTCTCGGCCTCGCGGACGGTGACCTCGTCGACCTCGTCGGCCTCTGGACCGACGGTTCGGAACGCCGCGCCGACGCCTTCCGCGTCGTCGCCTACCCCACTCCCCCGGGCTCCGCCGCCGCCTACTATCCGGAGACCAACGTCCTGGTTCCGCTCGCCAGCGTCGCCGACATCAGCAACACCCCGACGTCGAAGAGCGTGATCGTACGGCTGGAGCGTGCGGGCACGGCCGGCTAG
- a CDS encoding alpha/beta hydrolase: protein MNSSFFTAENMSEGVLERDFTVGDVPGVLWSPTSGADRAPLVLMGHGGGTHKRWPAMTGRAHRLVTGAGFHVACIDAPGHGDRPRTAHDEQEIAVMQRAMAEGEPVGPIVVRYNAHLAERAVPEWRATLDALQELPEIGTAGPVGYYGLNMGTAIGVPLTAAEPRITAAVFGLHWPDALAEAAKRITIPVEFDMQWDDEHIPREAALALFDAFASKEKSLHVNAGRHKELPRFEADSAVRFFARHLTRTVAVPA, encoded by the coding sequence ATGAACTCTTCCTTCTTCACCGCCGAGAACATGTCCGAGGGCGTCCTCGAACGCGACTTCACCGTGGGCGACGTCCCCGGTGTCCTCTGGTCACCCACCTCCGGCGCCGACCGCGCACCCCTCGTACTGATGGGCCACGGCGGCGGCACCCACAAGAGGTGGCCCGCGATGACGGGCCGCGCGCACCGACTCGTCACCGGCGCCGGTTTCCACGTCGCCTGCATCGATGCGCCGGGTCACGGCGACCGGCCGCGTACGGCGCACGACGAGCAGGAGATCGCCGTCATGCAACGGGCGATGGCGGAGGGCGAGCCCGTCGGCCCGATCGTCGTCCGCTACAACGCCCACCTGGCCGAGCGCGCCGTACCGGAATGGCGGGCGACCCTGGACGCACTCCAGGAACTCCCCGAGATCGGGACCGCGGGACCGGTGGGCTACTACGGCCTGAACATGGGCACCGCGATCGGGGTGCCGCTGACCGCGGCGGAGCCGAGGATCACCGCCGCCGTCTTCGGCCTCCACTGGCCCGACGCCCTGGCCGAGGCGGCGAAGCGGATCACGATCCCCGTCGAGTTCGACATGCAGTGGGACGACGAGCACATCCCACGGGAAGCCGCTCTCGCCCTGTTCGACGCCTTCGCCTCCAAGGAGAAGTCGCTGCACGTCAACGCGGGCCGCCACAAGGAACTGCCCAGGTTCGAGGCGGACAGCGCGGTCCGCTTCTTCGCCCGCCACCTGACCCGCACGGTGGCGGTTCCGGCCTGA